The genomic window TCGAAGTACTGTGGGAACTGATGAGCCCGCCGGGCCGCACGGTGAGCAAGCGGGCACTCTCCGACAAGCTGTCGAGCTTCGACGAATCGTTGGGCGACAACGCGCTGGAGGCCTTCATCTCGCGGCTGCGCAAGAAGCTGGTCGGCTCGGGCGCGGGCATTCGCACGCTGCGCGGTATCGGCTACCTGCTCGAAGCCGAAGTGTGAGCCGCACCGCACCCGCCGCGCCGCGCCGGCAGAAGGCCGCGCCTTCGCTGACGCGCCGCGTGCTGCGCAACGTGCTGGTGCCGTTGGCGCTTACCTGGATGCTCGGCGCGGTGATTGCGCTGGTCATCGCCAACTACTTTGCCGAGCAGGCCTTCGACCGCAGCATGCTGGACGACGCCTATGCGCTCTCGGCCAACGTGCAGGCGGGCGAGCGCGGCATCGAGCTGCTGCTGTCGCCGCGGGAAGTGGCCACGGTGCTGTTCGACCAGGTGGACCAGGTGTATTTCGCGGTGCAGCGGCTCGATGGCACGCTGATCTCGGGCCAGGCGGGCTTGAACGCGCCGCTGCCGGCGGAGGGCGCGCGCCATCGTTTCTCGGACGTGAACTACGACGGCAAGGTCTTGCGTGCCGTGGTGCTCGATCACGCTGCCGATCCCGGCCTGCTCATGCCCTACCGCGTGATCATTGCGCAGACCACGCTGAGCCGCGCAGCGCTGGTGCGGCAGCTGCTCGGTTTTGCGCTCACGCCGCAGGCACTGCTGCTGGTGCTGCTTGCCGTGTGGCTCTGGCGTGGCATCCGGCGCGACCTGCGTCCGCTCGGCGCACTCCAGCAGGCGCTCGACCGTCGCGACGTGTACGACCTTTCGCCGGTGGCGGTGGTCGAAACCTCGCGCGAAGTGCAGCGCCTGGGCAATGCGGTCAATGCACTGTTCGAGCGGTTGAACCACAGCGTGCGCGCGCAGCGCGAGTTCGTGGGCAACGTGGCGCACGAATTGCGCACGCCGCTTGCCGGCATTCGCGCGCTGGCCGAATACGGCCTTGCGCAGCCCGACTCCAAAGTGTGGCGCGAGCAGCTTGCGCGCGTGGCCGAACGGCAGGCCCGCGCGAGCCATCTCATCGACCAGCTGCTGGCA from Variovorax paradoxus includes these protein-coding regions:
- a CDS encoding sensor histidine kinase, producing the protein MSRTAPAAPRRQKAAPSLTRRVLRNVLVPLALTWMLGAVIALVIANYFAEQAFDRSMLDDAYALSANVQAGERGIELLLSPREVATVLFDQVDQVYFAVQRLDGTLISGQAGLNAPLPAEGARHRFSDVNYDGKVLRAVVLDHAADPGLLMPYRVIIAQTTLSRAALVRQLLGFALTPQALLLVLLAVWLWRGIRRDLRPLGALQQALDRRDVYDLSPVAVVETSREVQRLGNAVNALFERLNHSVRAQREFVGNVAHELRTPLAGIRALAEYGLAQPDSKVWREQLARVAERQARASHLIDQLLALALADEARTGLAREPVRLDVLAEQTVLRHLARADTRGVDLGARGLDERVTVLANEALVEGILDNLIDNALRYGGRTITVELAGRTLSVIDDGPGIPLEAQRDLMQRWAQGPAGQKLGQGSGLGLSIVARYAELLGAELRLDAAEPSGLRVSVTFAEIHHRPLQDDYDGSAPGGVSGPAS